One Suricata suricatta isolate VVHF042 chromosome X, meerkat_22Aug2017_6uvM2_HiC, whole genome shotgun sequence genomic region harbors:
- the LOC115283973 gene encoding zinc finger protein 449-like, with the protein MAGPSASLDIGTEGEIDRQEMLLEELAPVGTAHMPPDIHLEAPPLQGMGPAPEGPVAEPWIAQAGLQELSYGAAEECPPFLDPGGEPQPSAERNLHFPLRATLVLTDLNPQDQGDALMGREIDDQGPWLCCCDNIHGDLEPTLLPLAPFCSVIPWPRKPGPLGNGQ; encoded by the exons ATGGCAGGTCCCTCTGCATCCCTGGACATAGGAACGGAAGGAGAG ATCGACAGGCAGGAAATGCTCCTGGAAGAACTGGCACCAGTGGGAACGGCACACATGCCACCAGACATCCACCTGGAGGCACCCCCACTGCAAGGAATGGGACCCGCCCCCGAGGGCCCAGTGGCAGAGCCTTGGATCGCACAGGCAGGGCTGCAGGAGCTGAGCTACGGAGCTGCTGAGGAGTGCCCGCCCTTCCTGGACCCAG GAGGAGAACCCCAACCATCAGCAGAGAGAAATCTCCACTTCCCACTGAGGGCAACACTCGTGCTGACTGATCTGAATCCTCAG GACCAGGGTGATGCCCTGATGGGGCGTGAGATAGATGATCAAGGACCATG GCTATGCTGCTGTGACAACATTCACGGGGATCTGGAGCCGACACTGCTCCCACTTGCTCCTTTCTGTTCTGTGATCCCATGGCCCAGGAAGCCAG